Proteins co-encoded in one uncultured Draconibacterium sp. genomic window:
- the leuC gene encoding 3-isopropylmalate dehydratase large subunit has product MTAKTLFDKIWDAHVVKQVEGGPNVLYIDRHFIHEVTSPVAFLGLKNRGLKVYRPDQTTATPDHNVPTINQHLSIKDELSRNQVEMLKKNCEENGITHHGLGTEGHGVVHIIGPEMGLTQPGMTIVCGDSHTSTHGAFGAIAFGIGTSEVEMVLASQCIMQPKPKKMRITVNGTLDKGVTAKDIALYIISKISTSGGTGHFIEYAGSAITSLSMEGRMTLCNLSIESGARGGMIAPDETTFNYVKGRQFAPKGKDWDKAMEKWAELKSDEGAVFDTDYTFDAADIEPMITYGTNPGMGIGVSQTIPTSEGMTGTDKTTYQKSLQYMGYNEGDAMKGKPVDFVFLGSCTNGRIEDFREFAAFVKGKKKADNVTAWLVPGSKQVQNQIEAEGLVPILEEAGFELRQPGCSACLAMNDDKIPMGKYSVSTSNRNFEGRQGPGARTLLASPLTAAAAAVSGVIADPREMM; this is encoded by the coding sequence ATGACAGCAAAAACATTATTTGATAAGATTTGGGATGCACACGTGGTGAAACAGGTCGAAGGTGGCCCAAATGTATTGTATATCGACCGTCACTTTATTCACGAAGTAACGAGTCCGGTTGCCTTTTTAGGATTAAAAAACCGCGGATTGAAAGTTTATCGTCCGGATCAGACCACAGCTACTCCCGACCATAACGTTCCAACGATCAACCAACACCTATCGATTAAAGACGAGCTTTCGCGTAATCAGGTTGAGATGTTGAAAAAGAATTGTGAGGAGAACGGAATCACTCACCACGGTTTGGGAACCGAAGGACACGGGGTGGTTCATATCATCGGGCCGGAAATGGGATTAACCCAGCCAGGAATGACTATCGTTTGTGGCGACAGCCATACTTCTACTCACGGAGCTTTTGGAGCCATTGCTTTTGGTATTGGTACCAGCGAGGTAGAAATGGTTTTGGCCAGCCAGTGTATTATGCAGCCTAAGCCAAAGAAAATGCGCATCACTGTTAACGGAACTTTAGATAAAGGTGTAACTGCAAAAGATATAGCGCTTTACATCATCTCTAAAATTTCAACCAGTGGAGGAACAGGTCACTTTATCGAGTATGCAGGTTCGGCAATTACCAGCCTGTCGATGGAAGGCCGAATGACACTTTGTAACCTCAGTATTGAGAGCGGTGCCCGTGGTGGAATGATCGCTCCGGATGAAACTACTTTCAATTACGTAAAAGGCCGTCAGTTTGCGCCAAAAGGCAAAGACTGGGATAAAGCCATGGAAAAATGGGCTGAATTAAAATCAGATGAAGGTGCCGTTTTCGATACCGATTACACGTTCGATGCTGCCGATATTGAGCCGATGATCACTTACGGAACAAATCCGGGAATGGGAATTGGAGTTTCGCAAACTATTCCAACATCAGAAGGAATGACAGGAACGGATAAAACGACTTATCAAAAATCGTTGCAATACATGGGATACAACGAAGGCGATGCCATGAAAGGCAAACCGGTTGATTTTGTATTTCTGGGAAGTTGTACCAACGGCCGTATTGAAGATTTTCGCGAATTTGCCGCTTTTGTAAAAGGAAAGAAAAAAGCCGACAACGTTACGGCATGGTTAGTACCCGGATCAAAACAGGTGCAAAACCAAATCGAAGCAGAAGGACTTGTTCCGATTTTAGAAGAAGCAGGTTTTGAATTGCGTCAACCTGGATGTTCTGCATGTTTGGCAATGAACGACGATAAAATACCGATGGGTAAATATTCTGTATCAACATCAAACAGAAACTTCGAAGGTCGCCAGGGACCGGGTGCACGCACATTGTTGGCCAGCCCGCTTACTGCGGCAGCTGCAGCTGTTTCAGGAGTTATTGCTGACCCAAGAGAAATGATGTAG
- the leuB gene encoding 3-isopropylmalate dehydrogenase, with translation MKLNIALLPGDGIGPEIVDQAMKAVKAVAKKFNHELEYKQALTGAAAIDAVGDPYPEETHELCMKSDAVLFGAIGDPKFDNNPKAPVRPEQGLLAMRKKLGLYANIRPVETFESLLHKSPLRRELVEGADFVCIRELTGGMYFGEKGRKDDGNTAYDTCIYTREEVERILKLGYEFAAKRNKKLTVVDKANVLESSRLWREVAQEMAPNYPEIQTEYMFVDNAAMQIIQWPKNFDVMVTENMFGDILTDEASVITGSLGLLPSASVGIHTSVFEPIHGSYPQAAGKNIANPIATILSAAMMFEYAFDLKEEGKLIREAVAASMTEGFVTEDIAEGPAQSTSAVGDWIAHWIEKN, from the coding sequence ATGAAACTTAACATTGCATTATTGCCCGGCGACGGGATCGGTCCTGAGATTGTTGATCAGGCTATGAAAGCAGTGAAAGCTGTTGCAAAAAAATTTAATCACGAATTAGAATACAAGCAGGCATTAACAGGTGCTGCTGCCATCGACGCAGTTGGCGATCCGTATCCCGAAGAAACTCACGAATTGTGCATGAAATCGGATGCTGTACTCTTTGGCGCTATTGGCGACCCAAAATTCGACAATAATCCCAAAGCGCCGGTTCGTCCTGAACAGGGATTACTGGCCATGCGTAAAAAACTAGGATTGTATGCCAACATTCGTCCGGTAGAAACTTTCGAATCGTTGTTGCACAAATCGCCACTTCGCCGCGAATTGGTTGAAGGAGCTGATTTTGTTTGTATCCGCGAATTAACCGGTGGAATGTATTTCGGAGAAAAAGGTAGAAAAGACGATGGAAATACCGCATACGACACCTGTATTTACACCCGCGAAGAAGTAGAACGCATTTTGAAACTGGGTTATGAATTTGCTGCAAAACGCAACAAAAAACTTACGGTGGTTGACAAAGCCAACGTATTGGAAAGCTCGCGTTTGTGGCGCGAAGTGGCACAAGAAATGGCACCGAATTATCCTGAAATTCAAACAGAATATATGTTTGTGGATAATGCTGCAATGCAAATTATTCAATGGCCAAAGAATTTTGATGTAATGGTTACTGAGAATATGTTTGGCGATATACTTACCGACGAAGCCAGTGTAATCACCGGATCGCTTGGATTGTTGCCTTCTGCATCAGTTGGTATCCACACTTCGGTTTTTGAGCCAATTCACGGATCGTATCCACAGGCAGCTGGTAAAAACATTGCCAACCCGATTGCTACCATCCTTTCGGCAGCCATGATGTTCGAATATGCTTTCGACCTGAAAGAAGAAGGTAAATTGATTCGCGAGGCTGTTGCGGCTTCAATGACTGAAGGTTTTGTTACTGAAGACATTGCTGAAGGACCAGCGCAAAGCACATCGGCAGTTGGCGATTGGATCGCTCACTGGATTGAAAAGAACTAA
- a CDS encoding OstA-like protein: MSFYRINTSATLRRLTPAIFLLVLLLVTTKGFSQEKKRVEIIQAKTLEQGKNIANAQRLIDDVIIRHEDILMYCDSAYTYEGTNRVDAFGNVHINKGDTLHLYARKVYYDGDRSFAQAINNVKLVNKEVTLYTDTLDYDMNLNVGYYDCFGKIVDSTNTLTSNVGKYYLDNSEAHFTDSVVGYSDKYTINSEDLRYNTQTEVIYFKGPTTIRDSGNTLYAEDGWYNTQTGEADLKKMPSVYNETQLLTAKQISYNKENGDGYAEGNVHIEDFENQTIIQGNKVTYNKTKETATATDSAVFISYNEADSLFLHADTLKSIPDTIDGENIVMAYYGVRFFRTDLQGLCDSLMYFTKDSLIQMHSNPVIWSEQHQLSADYIEMIQHTTAPNEMHMMKNSFIISKQDSGRYDQIKGKDMTGYIVNNKLRNIDVDGNGQTLYYARDKEAIIGLNRAESSNINIRFKEGKIDAIAFQKQPEGQLKPILELTEGEKTLPGFDWKIKLRPLSKKDIFWRPENKEVIEEEEVTGR; encoded by the coding sequence ATGTCTTTTTACCGTATTAATACCAGCGCTACTTTGCGCAGATTAACTCCTGCAATTTTTCTGTTAGTTCTTTTGCTTGTTACAACAAAAGGATTTTCGCAGGAAAAAAAACGTGTGGAAATTATACAGGCCAAAACTCTGGAACAAGGAAAAAATATTGCCAATGCCCAGCGCCTGATTGACGACGTAATCATCCGTCACGAAGATATTCTAATGTACTGTGACAGCGCTTATACCTATGAAGGAACAAATCGGGTAGATGCTTTTGGCAATGTACACATTAACAAGGGCGATACGCTGCACCTTTATGCACGAAAAGTTTATTACGATGGCGACCGCAGTTTTGCACAGGCCATAAACAACGTAAAGCTGGTGAATAAGGAGGTAACGCTTTACACCGACACGTTGGATTACGACATGAACCTAAATGTTGGCTACTACGATTGTTTCGGAAAGATTGTTGACAGCACCAACACGCTTACCAGCAATGTGGGGAAATATTACCTCGACAATAGCGAAGCACATTTTACCGACAGTGTTGTTGGCTACTCTGATAAATACACGATCAATAGTGAAGACCTCCGCTACAATACGCAAACTGAGGTTATCTATTTCAAAGGGCCAACTACCATTCGCGATTCGGGAAATACACTTTATGCCGAAGATGGTTGGTACAATACCCAAACCGGAGAGGCCGACCTGAAAAAAATGCCAAGCGTGTATAACGAAACACAACTTTTAACAGCCAAGCAAATAAGCTATAACAAAGAGAATGGCGATGGTTATGCCGAAGGAAACGTACACATCGAAGACTTTGAGAACCAAACCATTATTCAGGGAAACAAGGTAACTTACAACAAAACAAAGGAAACAGCCACTGCCACCGATTCGGCAGTTTTTATTTCCTACAACGAAGCCGACAGCCTGTTCCTTCATGCCGACACATTAAAAAGTATCCCTGACACCATTGATGGCGAAAATATTGTAATGGCCTATTATGGCGTACGCTTTTTCAGAACTGACCTACAGGGGCTTTGCGATTCGCTGATGTATTTCACGAAAGACTCGTTGATTCAAATGCACAGCAACCCGGTTATCTGGAGCGAACAACACCAGCTTAGTGCCGATTATATTGAAATGATTCAGCACACTACTGCCCCCAACGAAATGCATATGATGAAAAATAGTTTTATCATTTCAAAGCAAGATTCGGGGCGCTACGACCAGATTAAAGGCAAAGACATGACCGGTTACATCGTTAACAACAAACTACGGAATATAGATGTGGACGGTAACGGGCAAACCCTGTATTATGCCCGCGATAAAGAAGCCATTATTGGTCTGAACAGAGCAGAAAGCAGCAACATTAATATCCGGTTTAAAGAAGGAAAAATTGATGCTATTGCATTCCAAAAACAACCCGAAGGACAGTTAAAACCAATTTTAGAACTTACTGAAGGCGAAAAAACATTGCCCGGGTTCGACTGGAAAATAAAACTACGTCCGCTTTCGAAGAAAGACATCTTCTGGCGACCGGAAAACAAAGAGGTGATTGAAGAAGAAGAAGTAACAGGTCGATAG
- a CDS encoding peptidylprolyl isomerase, producing the protein MTRIFVTITLMLAVLTGVNAQDKVIDQIVAVVGGNIILKSDIENMNINQQAQGITSDGDMKCEILEDFLINKLLVAEAELDTLITVTPSQVNQQMDGQLQMYMQHFGTESAVEKYFGKPIASIKADMQEAIREQLLSQQMRSKIVENVTVTPSEVRYNYRNLSKEEIPTIPTQYEYAQITVQPKIELEEENRVKAKLREIKKRIENGSSFAAMAVIYSEGPSAKDGGVIGYSGRAQLDPAYASVAFNLKDDKVSNVVKSAFGYHIIQLVDKQGGKVNTRHILMKPKVSVEAKEEAYERLDSLANLIRKDEIAFDQAAQMFSYDKNTRNNGGIAINANTMSSKFSVEELDPDVSKIVTKMNINEISEPFETIDTKNQQQVYKIIKLVRKIDSHKADLQNDYQTLAELYLAKKKEQVLEEWISERQSQTYIRIDRTYANCNFNFDNWIK; encoded by the coding sequence ATGACTAGAATTTTTGTAACAATAACGCTAATGCTTGCCGTACTTACCGGAGTTAATGCTCAGGATAAAGTTATCGACCAGATTGTTGCCGTGGTTGGTGGTAACATTATTTTGAAATCGGACATCGAAAACATGAACATTAACCAGCAGGCACAGGGTATTACCTCCGATGGAGATATGAAGTGCGAGATACTGGAAGATTTTCTTATTAACAAACTGTTGGTTGCCGAAGCCGAACTGGACACCCTAATTACAGTTACGCCCAGCCAGGTAAACCAGCAAATGGATGGACAATTACAAATGTACATGCAACACTTTGGTACCGAAAGTGCCGTTGAGAAGTACTTTGGTAAACCAATTGCAAGTATTAAAGCCGATATGCAAGAAGCCATTCGCGAACAGTTGTTAAGTCAGCAAATGCGCTCAAAGATTGTGGAAAACGTAACCGTAACACCATCGGAGGTGCGTTACAACTATCGCAATCTAAGCAAAGAGGAAATTCCAACCATACCAACGCAATACGAGTATGCACAAATCACCGTGCAACCCAAAATAGAATTGGAAGAAGAAAACCGGGTAAAAGCTAAACTACGCGAGATTAAAAAACGTATTGAAAACGGTTCGAGCTTCGCCGCAATGGCTGTAATTTACTCCGAAGGCCCTTCAGCAAAAGATGGTGGTGTTATTGGTTATTCAGGCCGCGCACAGCTTGATCCGGCTTATGCAAGCGTAGCTTTTAACTTAAAAGACGACAAGGTATCGAACGTTGTAAAAAGTGCGTTTGGCTACCACATTATTCAGTTAGTAGATAAACAAGGTGGAAAAGTAAACACCCGTCATATTTTGATGAAACCAAAAGTTTCGGTTGAAGCAAAAGAAGAAGCTTACGAACGCCTCGACAGCCTGGCCAACCTCATTCGCAAAGATGAAATTGCATTTGATCAGGCAGCACAAATGTTCTCGTACGATAAAAATACACGTAACAATGGAGGTATTGCAATTAACGCCAACACCATGTCCTCGAAGTTTTCAGTTGAAGAGCTTGATCCCGATGTGAGTAAGATCGTTACCAAAATGAACATCAACGAGATTTCAGAACCATTTGAAACCATTGATACTAAAAACCAGCAACAAGTTTATAAAATAATCAAGCTGGTAAGAAAAATCGATTCGCACAAGGCCGACCTGCAAAACGATTACCAAACACTTGCCGAGTTGTATCTGGCAAAAAAGAAAGAACAGGTTTTGGAAGAATGGATTTCTGAGCGCCAATCGCAAACCTACATCCGTATCGACAGAACCTACGCCAACTGTAACTTCAATTTCGACAATTGGATTAAATAA
- a CDS encoding alpha-isopropylmalate synthase regulatory domain-containing protein gives MTGKAVEISGKRLTIMDTTLRDGEQTSGVSFSEGEKLSVAKVLLEDVKVDRIEIASARVSEGEFKGTQKVMQWAAQKGHLEKIEVLGFVDGKISLEWIAKAGGKVINLLCKGSYKHVTEQLRKTPEQHVADIKQVLNYANEMGIKVNIYLEDWSNGMRSSKDYVHFMISSLKVEKVERFMLPDTLGILDPDETYDFCHEMIESFPDVDFDFHAHNDYDLAIANVFHALKAGIRCVHTTVNGLGERAGNAPLSSVIATIKDHLKMRTGVNEAQLNKVSKLVESFSGIRIPTNKPLIGEFVFTQCSGIHADGDSKNNLYFNDLLPERFGRTRQYALGKTSGKANIKKNLKDLGIELDKESLKKVTDKVIELADQKETITSDELPYIVADVLENDLFEQRVKVVNYSISYTMGLRPMANVSLEIDGKIYEEYSDGDGQYDAFVKALRKIYKRLDKIFPILVDYVVTIPPGGNTNALVETVITWRNDHEFKTKGLHPDQNAAAILATTRMLNVIENEFNSTKLEEIKNEK, from the coding sequence ATGACAGGCAAAGCAGTAGAAATTTCAGGCAAACGCCTTACCATAATGGATACTACCCTTCGCGATGGCGAACAAACTTCCGGAGTTTCGTTTAGCGAAGGGGAAAAACTCAGTGTGGCAAAAGTGTTGCTCGAAGATGTAAAAGTAGACCGCATTGAAATTGCCTCAGCACGGGTGTCGGAAGGAGAATTCAAAGGCACGCAAAAGGTAATGCAATGGGCCGCACAAAAAGGTCATCTCGAAAAAATTGAGGTACTTGGATTTGTTGATGGGAAAATTTCGCTGGAATGGATTGCCAAAGCCGGGGGAAAAGTGATCAACCTGCTGTGCAAGGGATCGTATAAACACGTTACCGAGCAACTACGCAAGACACCAGAACAGCATGTGGCCGACATCAAACAAGTGCTTAACTATGCCAACGAAATGGGAATCAAAGTAAACATTTACCTTGAAGACTGGTCGAACGGTATGCGCAGCTCGAAAGACTACGTTCACTTTATGATATCGAGCCTAAAAGTCGAAAAGGTGGAGCGTTTTATGCTTCCCGATACGCTTGGTATTCTCGATCCGGACGAGACCTACGATTTCTGCCACGAAATGATTGAAAGCTTTCCTGATGTAGATTTCGATTTTCATGCACACAACGATTACGACCTGGCTATTGCTAACGTTTTCCATGCATTGAAAGCCGGAATTCGCTGCGTGCACACTACGGTAAACGGTCTGGGTGAACGTGCCGGAAACGCTCCCCTATCGAGTGTTATCGCCACTATAAAAGATCACCTCAAAATGAGAACAGGGGTGAACGAAGCGCAGTTAAATAAGGTGTCTAAATTGGTAGAATCCTTTTCAGGAATACGTATTCCAACGAATAAGCCACTAATTGGTGAATTTGTGTTTACGCAATGTAGCGGAATTCATGCCGATGGTGATAGCAAAAACAACCTCTATTTTAACGACTTGTTACCGGAACGTTTTGGCCGTACACGCCAATATGCCCTGGGAAAGACTTCGGGAAAAGCCAATATCAAAAAGAATCTGAAGGATCTTGGCATTGAGCTGGATAAAGAATCGCTAAAAAAAGTTACCGATAAGGTTATTGAACTGGCCGACCAAAAAGAAACCATCACCAGCGACGAGCTGCCTTATATTGTTGCCGATGTTCTGGAGAATGACCTTTTTGAACAGCGCGTAAAAGTGGTTAATTACTCGATAAGTTACACCATGGGATTGCGACCAATGGCGAATGTTTCCCTTGAAATTGATGGAAAGATTTACGAAGAATACAGCGATGGCGACGGACAGTACGATGCTTTTGTAAAAGCGTTGCGCAAGATCTACAAACGCCTCGATAAGATATTCCCGATTCTGGTTGATTATGTGGTAACCATTCCTCCGGGCGGTAACACCAATGCCCTGGTTGAAACGGTTATTACCTGGCGCAACGATCACGAATTTAAAACAAAAGGGCTGCATCCCGATCAGAATGCCGCTGCAATTCTGGCAACAACCCGAATGTTAAACGTAATTGAAAACGAGTTTAACTCCACAAAACTGGAAGAAATAAAAAACGAAAAATAA
- a CDS encoding AAA family ATPase produces the protein MNFKNDVEALDALQGKFKDLKKEITTVIYGQDEIIDQVLISLFSRGHVLLIGVPGLAKTLLVTTIAKILGLNYNRIQFTPDLMPSDIIGTEILDNERNFKFIRGPLFANIILADEINRTPPKTQSALLEAMQEQSVTAAGQHFELDKPFFVLATQNPIEQEGTYPLPEAQLDRFMFSVWLDYPKLEDEITIVKNTTTIQNTELKPVISGKEILYYQDLIRKIPVNDNVLRYAVTLAAKTRPANENAAEISNQYLKWGAGPRASQYLVLGAKTHAALRGKYSPDIEDVKAVAPSILRHRIIKNYKAEAENISIDEIIDKLL, from the coding sequence ATGAATTTTAAAAACGACGTTGAAGCCTTAGATGCACTTCAGGGAAAATTTAAAGATCTGAAGAAGGAAATTACAACCGTAATCTATGGCCAGGATGAAATTATCGATCAGGTATTGATCTCGCTGTTTAGCCGCGGCCATGTTTTGCTTATCGGTGTTCCCGGGCTGGCAAAAACACTGCTCGTAACTACCATTGCAAAAATCCTGGGGCTAAACTACAACCGAATACAGTTTACGCCCGATTTGATGCCATCGGATATTATCGGTACTGAAATTCTCGACAACGAACGTAACTTTAAATTCATTCGCGGCCCATTGTTTGCCAATATTATTCTGGCCGACGAGATTAACCGAACACCACCAAAAACACAATCGGCACTATTGGAGGCTATGCAGGAACAATCGGTTACTGCTGCCGGGCAACACTTTGAGCTCGACAAACCGTTTTTTGTACTGGCAACACAAAACCCAATCGAGCAGGAAGGAACATATCCCCTGCCCGAGGCACAGCTCGACCGTTTTATGTTTTCGGTGTGGCTCGATTACCCAAAACTGGAAGACGAAATTACCATCGTAAAAAACACAACTACCATACAAAACACAGAGTTAAAGCCGGTTATTTCAGGGAAAGAAATTCTTTACTATCAGGATTTAATTCGCAAAATCCCGGTAAACGACAACGTGTTACGTTATGCAGTTACCCTGGCGGCAAAAACCCGTCCGGCAAACGAAAATGCGGCTGAGATTAGTAATCAGTACCTGAAATGGGGTGCGGGGCCACGTGCATCGCAATACCTGGTCTTAGGAGCAAAAACACATGCTGCTTTGCGAGGAAAATATTCGCCCGATATTGAGGATGTAAAAGCCGTAGCTCCATCCATTCTAAGGCACCGGATTATTAAAAACTACAAAGCCGAAGCTGAAAATATTTCAATCGACGAAATCATTGACAAATTGCTTTAA
- the leuD gene encoding 3-isopropylmalate dehydratase small subunit: protein MAYDKFSVINTSAVPLPFENVDTDQIIPARFLKAVERKGFGDNLFRDWRYENDGSPKADFPLNNKKYSGKILVGGKNFGSGSSREHAAWAIYDYGFRVVVSSFFADIFKGNALNNGLLPVVVSPEFLEKIFAQIENDADSTFEVDLPNQKFTITASGESTDFEINPYKKHCLQNGLDDIDYLVDMKEQIAEFEAN, encoded by the coding sequence ATGGCATACGATAAATTTTCAGTAATAAATACTTCGGCAGTACCTCTGCCATTCGAAAATGTAGATACCGACCAGATTATTCCTGCCCGCTTTTTGAAAGCAGTAGAACGTAAAGGATTTGGCGATAACCTTTTCCGCGACTGGCGGTACGAAAACGATGGAAGTCCAAAAGCTGACTTCCCGTTAAACAATAAAAAATACTCAGGAAAAATACTGGTAGGCGGCAAAAACTTTGGTAGCGGATCGAGTAGAGAGCACGCCGCATGGGCCATCTACGATTATGGTTTCCGTGTAGTAGTTTCAAGCTTTTTCGCCGACATCTTTAAAGGAAATGCGTTGAACAACGGACTGTTACCAGTTGTTGTTTCTCCAGAGTTCCTTGAGAAAATCTTTGCTCAGATAGAAAATGATGCAGATTCAACTTTCGAAGTCGATCTTCCAAATCAAAAATTCACCATAACAGCTAGTGGTGAGTCAACTGATTTCGAGATCAATCCGTACAAAAAGCATTGTTTGCAAAATGGATTGGATGATATCGACTACCTCGTTGATATGAAAGAGCAAATAGCAGAATTTGAGGCTAATTAG
- a CDS encoding 2-isopropylmalate synthase — protein MSDRLYIFDTTLRDGEQVPGCQLNTVEKIEVAKALQELGVDVIEAGFPISSPGDFESVVEISKAVTWPTITALTRAVQKDIDVAAESLKYAKKGRIHTGIGTSDFHIYQKLNSNPDAIIERGVEAVKYAKKYVEDVEFYAEDAGRTENEYLARVVEAVIKAGATVVNIPDTTGYTLPHEFGAKIKYLMDNVPNIHKAIISTHCHNDLGMATANTVSGILNGARQAEVTINGIGERAGNTSLEEVVMTLKTHYKALGIETGVNTKKIYGTSRLVSTLMNMPVQPNKAVVGRNAFAHSSGIHQDGVLKNRENYEIMDPVEVGINESAILLTARSGRAALKHRLELLGFELDKEKLDEVYEEFLKLADKKKDIRDDDIALLVGDATRKEHRIKLEYLQVVTGKSLKPMATVILNISGEKFDATSEGNGPVDAAIKAVKKIIHRQVVIEEFLVQAITRGSDDIGKVHMQVEYQDSIYHGFGAHTDIITASVEAFLDAINKLPAAL, from the coding sequence ATGAGCGACAGACTTTACATTTTCGACACAACTTTAAGGGACGGTGAACAGGTTCCGGGTTGTCAGTTGAACACGGTAGAAAAGATTGAAGTTGCCAAAGCATTGCAAGAATTGGGAGTTGATGTAATTGAAGCAGGATTCCCAATTTCAAGCCCCGGCGATTTTGAATCGGTAGTAGAGATTTCGAAAGCGGTTACATGGCCAACAATTACAGCCTTAACCCGCGCAGTACAAAAAGATATTGATGTTGCAGCCGAATCACTCAAGTACGCCAAAAAAGGTCGTATTCACACCGGAATAGGAACATCTGACTTTCATATTTACCAGAAACTCAACTCAAATCCCGATGCGATTATTGAGCGCGGTGTTGAGGCAGTGAAATACGCAAAAAAATATGTTGAAGATGTAGAGTTTTATGCCGAAGATGCTGGCCGTACCGAAAATGAGTACCTGGCTCGCGTTGTAGAGGCCGTAATTAAAGCCGGCGCAACGGTTGTAAACATTCCCGATACTACCGGTTACACCTTGCCACACGAATTTGGTGCAAAAATTAAATACCTGATGGACAATGTGCCAAATATTCATAAAGCGATTATTTCCACCCATTGTCATAACGATTTGGGAATGGCAACCGCCAACACTGTTTCAGGAATCCTGAATGGTGCCCGTCAGGCTGAGGTTACCATAAACGGTATTGGCGAACGCGCTGGTAATACTTCTTTAGAGGAAGTAGTAATGACATTGAAAACGCATTACAAAGCACTGGGAATTGAAACTGGTGTAAATACCAAGAAAATCTATGGAACCAGCCGTTTGGTTTCAACATTAATGAACATGCCTGTTCAACCAAACAAAGCAGTTGTTGGACGTAATGCTTTTGCACACTCGTCGGGTATTCACCAGGATGGCGTATTGAAAAACCGCGAGAACTATGAAATTATGGATCCGGTTGAAGTTGGAATCAACGAATCGGCCATATTACTGACTGCCCGCAGTGGTCGCGCCGCATTGAAACACCGATTGGAGTTGTTAGGCTTCGAGTTGGATAAAGAAAAGCTTGACGAGGTTTACGAAGAATTTCTGAAACTGGCCGATAAGAAAAAAGACATCCGCGACGACGATATCGCATTGTTGGTTGGCGATGCAACTCGTAAAGAGCACCGCATTAAACTGGAGTACCTGCAAGTGGTTACCGGTAAAAGCTTAAAACCAATGGCTACTGTTATTTTGAATATATCGGGCGAGAAATTCGATGCCACTTCGGAAGGAAACGGTCCGGTTGATGCAGCTATTAAAGCAGTTAAAAAGATTATTCATCGTCAGGTAGTTATCGAAGAGTTCCTGGTACAAGCTATTACCCGCGGAAGCGACGATATTGGTAAAGTACACATGCAGGTGGAGTACCAGGATTCAATCTATCACGGATTTGGTGCACACACCGATATTATTACTGCTTCGGTAGAGGCCTTTTTGGATGCCATAAATAAATTGCCGGCGGCATTGTAA